ACCAGTTGTCACGCCTGCCGCTTTTCAGTCTGAATTTACAGAATGTAATGATATGTACTATACGAGCGCAGGTTTTGGAAAAGTTTACGCTAAATACCTTAAACCGAAGAACGATCATGGGAAGCATCCTGTTGTACTCTGTTTTCACGGATATTTCGGCAGCAGTTATGACTGGACAAGCTATTTTAAATGGACGCTCGCTGGTTTCTCAGTGCTCGCAATGGATTGCCGCGGTCAGGGCGGCAAAAGTCCAGATATGCTGACGGAAGAAGGCCCCACACTAAAAAGCCAGTTCATCAGAGGACTTGAAGGCGATGTCGACAAAATGGAATACCGCCAGATATATCTTGACACTGTTCAGCTTGCGCGTATTGCTGAAAAGCTGCCGGAAGCTGACCCTGAAAGGATATATGCGACAGGCGGCTCTCAAGGTGGTGGACTTACGCTTGCTTGTTCTGCTTTATATACAAATATTAAAAAACTTGCGCCTGTTTACCCGTACCTTTCCGATTTTAAAAGAGTTTGGAATATGGATATTTCTGATCAGGCATATGACGGACTTAAATACTATTTCCGTGTACATGATCCACGCCATGAACGTGAGGATGAAATATATAACCGTCTTGGTTATCTCGATGTGCAAAACCTTGCAGGCAGAATAAAGGGAGAAGTATTATACTTTACCGGACTTATGGATAAGATTTGTCCCCCGTCATCACAGTTTGCTGCTTATAATAAAATCAAATCTAAGAAACATATGCATATCTACCCTGACTATGGTCACGAAAGAATGCCAGATCGTGATGATTTAATTTATAAATTTTTCACACAAGACTAAATTATTTATTTTAACAAACGGCTTTTTCACACACGTGAAAAAGCCGTTTGTTCTCTTTTTTTCTTCTTGCAATAACTAACCTAAATCCTTCTGTAAACTAATATGCCAAACTCAATTTCGGTATCAAGCTTTGTTAAAAACTTAAGTTTTTCTTTATCTTGATCACTCGTTTTATAATAATAAGGAGTCATTGTAAAAACATTTTCTATATCTTCATTAGACTCAAGATGAATGGTATCCCTGATTTCTATTTTATTCTGGAGTTCAAAACCGTCAATTTCGAAGCTTTCAATATCATTTTCGTAAGGGTCATCATATACTGCCTTCTTTAAGTTCCACAAATGCCTTTCAAGAGGCACTGCTCTTATTATTACTCCATTATCTTTTACCACTCTTTTAAATTCTGAAATAGACAATGGAGCAAATAAAGAAAGAATGATGTCACACGAATTATCGCTTACAGGAAGGTCAAAAATGCTTGCCACAGCAATCTCAATTTCATGATTTCTCTTAGCCCCAACCGTTAAAGCATCCTTAGAAACATCTATGCCGATCATTTCTACATTTATTATCTGCTTTAAATATTCATAAATATTAGCAGTATACCAGCACTCGCCGCAGCCCGCGTCCAAAATCCGGCAGCCGTTAAAAGCAAGACTCTGAGTAATTTCACATATGCTTTCAAGCAAAGGTCGATAATACCCCTTGTTTAAAAAATCACGTCTTGCTGTAACCATTTTTTTATCGTCACCATGATGCCTTGTCTTAGCCTTTTGAGATAATAGCAGGTTGACATAACCACTTTTTGCAACGTCAAAATTATGGTTATTGGCACAAACCATGTTTTTTTCTTTTCTTAAAAGCTCTGATTTGCATACAGGACATCTGAATCCACTCATTTTGCACTTCCAAATAATTTATTAGTATTCAGGATAATACAAAAGTAATAATTAGTCAATTACAGTATAAAAAAATGGGTGTCTGTCAGCACCCATTAAAACTGCAATAAATATAAATAGTGGTTAGCTTCTCTTAAAAGATGATCTGTAAAAAGCGGCATCATTATAGCTTTAATCTTGCACTCTATCAATCCTCTGGTCAGCACGGATTTAAACTCGCTTATCTCCCTGGTTGCTATCATTGCATTTTCAGGAGGATTCATCATCTGATTATTTTCACTTTGTATTATCGCATCAAATACTTTTGCAAATCTGTCAGCTTCATTAAACAGCCTGACTTCCGTAGGATCAAGCAAACCCCGAATGACCTTTGCGTGATCAGACATTATATGATTCCAAAAATTATCGTCGCGCGGCACTGCTTCTCTTTTCTGAAGCATATTTAGTGTATCGACATACTTCTGAGCCTCGTGAATGACATGTTGAATAGTTGATGTATACAGCATGGTCGCAATTCTGCATGACGCCTGACTGTTATAAAGACTTGTCTTGAACCTGATAAAATCCGACACCATATTTATAACTGACTGATTAAATGACGATACTTCCTGTTCTTTTCTGTGAGGTGTTTCAGTAAACGGTGTTGCTGGCTCAATATTTGTTTCCTGTTGTGTAAGATTTCTGTTTATTGTAATTCCCGTGAATTTTTGGGTGATCCGTTCTGCTTCGTCAGTATATCTTGTATAAAACTGCCCGGATTGTAAGGATTCTTTTGATACAGAACCATTCGACAGTCTGATTGCTGTTGCAAGCAATTGTTCAAATTGCCTCTTAAATCTACTGGCTTCAAGGGTCAAGCTCCTGTCCGGAGGCAACATCGAGCTTTCAATAAAAATTGCATGTTCTTTCATAATTCGAAGCCAAAACAGGTTATTTTCCAGGGATAAACGTATGTATTCTTCCCTTGATAACATATCAACACCTCTTATATAATATTGAATACTATATAATATGCGATATTTATCTTAATCGTGCTATGATTTCAAATTTTACTTTTTATATGCTAAAATATAAAACAGGAAGGGAGTGATACGATCGGTGTTTTTTCGCCTTGCATAGGCTTAGATCCTGAAAACATTGAGGTTTCAATTAAAAATATCCCCGATAAGGGATACAACGTGCTTATTTTCCCTTAGATAAAGCACAAAAATATATCCTTTTTATTGAGGAAAATGCGAAATTCAATTTTCCGGCTGCAGCAAGCCGATAACTTTCGCACATTGAGCAAAGCGGTCTTTTTGATTACGTCTCTCTGGTATGCTTATAGGCGAATATTCAGTAGAGGATTATCCAGATTACACTGCGATACTGCAAAGAATTGCAGACAAGTATCAAATCCCCGTTGTAACCTGTAAAGATTTTGGTCACGGAGAGAACGGAGGTATTATCCCAATTAATATTTCTGCAATGCTGGATGCTGATAATTTGAAACTTGATTTCAAAGAAAATCAAACAATTGATTAGTAAGCTTATGAATTCTTGAGCATTATGCTTTCGATGATATCAGCTACGTCTTCACAGGCGTCACAGCATATCTCAAGATAGTGAAATATTTCATCCAACGCCAAAATCTCGATGCTATCCTTGCAGTTCACATAAAGATCCCTTGTTGCCTCTATGAAAAGGGAATCGCCGTCGTCCTCTAGGTTATTTACCAGAATGATCAAATCATGAAGGTCTTGAAATTTTTTGTAATTATGGAACTCAGCAAGAGCTTCTTTTAGTGCTATGCAGCACTTTGTTATTATTTCAGACATATTTAACGCATGTTTGCGAACTGAAGAAATATTAAACATATAAAGCCTCATCAGAACGTCTTCTATTGTGTCGGTAACAGAGTCTATAGCATCTGCCATTCCCACAATATCCTCACGCTCGATCGGGGTTATGAATTCACGGGAGAGTTTTTGGATCATGGAATGTCTCACCGTATCAGCTTCGTGTTCTATATCATGCATTTCTTTCATTTTGTTTTTAAGATCGTCCGGTTTAAAATTAACTATTATACTGTTCAGAAGCTCTGAGGCTCGGCAGCAGTAATCAGCCATATTAACAAATGAGTCGAAGTAATAATCTTTTTTTATCGCCATATCAAAATCCTTTTCTAAAATATTTTTGCAAACAAAATCACCATTAAAAAGCCTACAAGGCCACAGCC
The genomic region above belongs to Bacillota bacterium and contains:
- a CDS encoding alpha/beta fold hydrolase → MPMFEMPLEKLKEYKGSSPCPDDFDEYWDRALKEIRSIDPSPVVTPAAFQSEFTECNDMYYTSAGFGKVYAKYLKPKNDHGKHPVVLCFHGYFGSSYDWTSYFKWTLAGFSVLAMDCRGQGGKSPDMLTEEGPTLKSQFIRGLEGDVDKMEYRQIYLDTVQLARIAEKLPEADPERIYATGGSQGGGLTLACSALYTNIKKLAPVYPYLSDFKRVWNMDISDQAYDGLKYYFRVHDPRHEREDEIYNRLGYLDVQNLAGRIKGEVLYFTGLMDKICPPSSQFAAYNKIKSKKHMHIYPDYGHERMPDRDDLIYKFFTQD
- a CDS encoding methyltransferase domain-containing protein; translation: MSGFRCPVCKSELLRKEKNMVCANNHNFDVAKSGYVNLLLSQKAKTRHHGDDKKMVTARRDFLNKGYYRPLLESICEITQSLAFNGCRILDAGCGECWYTANIYEYLKQIINVEMIGIDVSKDALTVGAKRNHEIEIAVASIFDLPVSDNSCDIILSLFAPLSISEFKRVVKDNGVIIRAVPLERHLWNLKKAVYDDPYENDIESFEIDGFELQNKIEIRDTIHLESNEDIENVFTMTPYYYKTSDQDKEKLKFLTKLDTEIEFGILVYRRI
- a CDS encoding DUF2935 domain-containing protein, which produces MLSREEYIRLSLENNLFWLRIMKEHAIFIESSMLPPDRSLTLEASRFKRQFEQLLATAIRLSNGSVSKESLQSGQFYTRYTDEAERITQKFTGITINRNLTQQETNIEPATPFTETPHRKEQEVSSFNQSVINMVSDFIRFKTSLYNSQASCRIATMLYTSTIQHVIHEAQKYVDTLNMLQKREAVPRDDNFWNHIMSDHAKVIRGLLDPTEVRLFNEADRFAKVFDAIIQSENNQMMNPPENAMIATREISEFKSVLTRGLIECKIKAIMMPLFTDHLLREANHYLYLLQF
- a CDS encoding DUF47 family protein yields the protein MAIKKDYYFDSFVNMADYCCRASELLNSIIVNFKPDDLKNKMKEMHDIEHEADTVRHSMIQKLSREFITPIEREDIVGMADAIDSVTDTIEDVLMRLYMFNISSVRKHALNMSEIITKCCIALKEALAEFHNYKKFQDLHDLIILVNNLEDDGDSLFIEATRDLYVNCKDSIEILALDEIFHYLEICCDACEDVADIIESIMLKNS